GACGACCGCGATCAACAGGTTCTCGCGCATCAGCGCCCGCGCCTTGGCGGCGACCGCCAGCGCGGTTTCGACCGGGGCGAGCCGGTCACCGAGGAACACGGCGTCGGCATGGGCGCGGGTCACATCCGCCGCGGTGATCGGCGAGAGCGAGACATGGGCGCTGGCCAGCGAAGGCGCGTCATTCAGGCCGTCGCCGACCATCAGCACGCGGTGGCCCTCGCTGGCGAGGGTGTCGAGCACGGCGATCTTGCCGGCGGGGCGGGTCTGCGACCACCAGTCGGTGACGCCGAGCGTGGCGGCGACGGGGGCGACGGCTTCCTCGCGGTCGCCTGAGAGCAGCACGACATGGAGGCCGGTGCCGCGCGGCCCACCGGAGGTCTTCAGGCGGCTCACCACGGCCTGCGCATCCGGCCGCAGCGCCTGGCGGATCTCCAGTACCGCCGTGCGCTCGCCGAGCCGCACCGCCACCAGCGAGGTGTCCGCCGCGTGCGGGGCATCGTCGGCGCAGCCGCAGAAGGCCGGGCTGCCGAGCCGCGCGACGCGCCCGTTGATCGTCGCCTCAAGGCCGAAGCCTGAGGTCTCGCGCGCCGCCGCCACCGGCACGGCGTCCGGCCGCAGGGCGGCAATGGCGCGGGCGAGCGGGTGGGTGCTGGCGAGCGCCAGCCGCGCGGCGGCATCCATCAGATCGGGAGGGATGGCGGCGGCGTTGGCGACGCTCGGCTCCGGCAGAGTGAGCGTGCCCGTCTTGTCGAAGGCGACGGTATCGACCTCGGCCAGCCGCTCGAAAGCGTCGCCGGAATTGAGCAGGATGCCGTGGCGCATCAGCGTGCCGGCGGCGACCACCTGCACGGCGGGCACCGCCAGCGCCAGCGCACAGGGGCAGGTGATGATGAGCACGGCGACGGCGATCAGCACCGCCTGATGCAGCGAGGCACCGGCGATCAGCCAGCCGATCAGCGAGAAAAGCGCGGTTGCGTGGACCACCGGCGCGTAGAGCCGCGCGGCCCGGTCGGCGAGGCGCACATAGCGCCCGCGCGCCGTCGCCGCCTTGTCGAGCAGCCGCTCGATCTCGTCGAGAAACGTGTCCTCGCCTGCTGCCGTGGTGCGCAGCCGCAGCGCGCCATCCTGCACGAGGCTGCCGGCATGGACCATGGCGCCGGCCTCCACCGGGCGGGGCAGCGTCTCG
Above is a window of Ancylobacter sp. WKF20 DNA encoding:
- a CDS encoding heavy metal translocating P-type ATPase → MGAQVIAFPRAAEPAPAIAAPTPAEAPRDFSLFLREEAGGGAEMAFAIEGIDCAACIDEIEDAAEALDGVARARLNYTAHRLTVGWAAREKARPEAVLDALGRIGYRAYPFEADRLEAIEHANARHLLRCLAVAGFAAMNIMLLSVSIWSGNATDITPETRDLFHWLSAVIALPAAAYAGQPFFQSALRALKSRSLNMDVPITLGVMLALGVSVFETLNHAEHAYFDSAVMLLFFLLTGRYLDHAMRRKTRAEAGNLAALKAVSARRFAPDGSLVTVPAAAVVAGDEVMVSAGERAPVDGIVVSGRAAVDESLVTGETLPRPVEAGAMVHAGSLVQDGALRLRTTAAGEDTFLDEIERLLDKAATARGRYVRLADRAARLYAPVVHATALFSLIGWLIAGASLHQAVLIAVAVLIITCPCALALAVPAVQVVAAGTLMRHGILLNSGDAFERLAEVDTVAFDKTGTLTLPEPSVANAAAIPPDLMDAAARLALASTHPLARAIAALRPDAVPVAAARETSGFGLEATINGRVARLGSPAFCGCADDAPHAADTSLVAVRLGERTAVLEIRQALRPDAQAVVSRLKTSGGPRGTGLHVVLLSGDREEAVAPVAATLGVTDWWSQTRPAGKIAVLDTLASEGHRVLMVGDGLNDAPSLASAHVSLSPITAADVTRAHADAVFLGDRLAPVETALAVAAKARALMRENLLIAVVYNLIAVPLAISGLVTPLIAALAMSGSSVIVTLNALRARIGIKGAR